In one window of Vallitalea okinawensis DNA:
- a CDS encoding EcsC family protein encodes MDNYNDIALKELNRWKKKMKKKPSIASKASKGVQNKLNGILPEKYHEIVTSAIKNMIKAVLLGSKYVTKEPIIDLSLKEREVLVAEKTKVYKTTAMIEGAGTGAGGIMLGLADLPLLLSIKIKFLYDIASIYGIDVNDYKERIYILYIFQLAFSSKSNVNKVFNQIEDFNLFYNTLPNDINSFDWRTFQQEYRDYIDLAKLLQMIPGIGAVVGAYVNAKLIEKLSKTAIQAYRMRLLQ; translated from the coding sequence ATGGATAACTATAATGATATAGCTCTAAAAGAACTAAATAGATGGAAGAAAAAGATGAAGAAGAAGCCTTCTATAGCATCTAAAGCATCAAAAGGTGTACAAAACAAACTGAATGGAATATTACCAGAAAAATATCATGAAATAGTAACTTCAGCCATAAAAAATATGATAAAAGCTGTTTTACTGGGCTCAAAGTATGTAACCAAAGAACCTATAATAGATTTATCTTTAAAAGAAAGAGAAGTATTGGTTGCAGAAAAAACTAAGGTCTATAAAACCACAGCTATGATAGAGGGAGCAGGAACTGGAGCTGGAGGAATCATGTTAGGTCTTGCTGATCTCCCCTTACTCTTAAGCATTAAAATTAAATTTCTCTATGATATTGCAAGTATTTATGGGATAGATGTAAACGATTATAAAGAAAGAATATATATTCTCTATATATTTCAGCTTGCCTTCTCAAGTAAAAGTAATGTCAATAAGGTATTTAACCAGATTGAAGATTTTAACTTATTTTATAACACACTACCCAATGATATTAATTCTTTTGATTGGAGAACTTTTCAACAGGAATATAGAGATTATATTGATTTAGCCAAACTTCTTCAGATGATACCTGGCATAGGTGCTGTTGTAGGAGCTTATGTAAATGCAAAACTTATCGAAAAGCTTAGTAAAACTGCTATTCAAGCATATCGTATGCGATTACTTCAATGA
- a CDS encoding metallophosphoesterase family protein produces MQISNRLELMEHVKENIINKTYDSGVILKKDLDEIVDSFWYKDGMLKNEDLYHIDLKDFSIFHDYLIKKVIAIHEGEISNENAEILKKGTCFNISLEEINDAKSAYKIYTFNESYEYVFIGDLHSDDQSLKRALQSIEFYEKVVSNQKIRLVFTGDYVDRGHVHLKLMERVLLLKYLFPEYIFLLRGNHDGGILEGNGSLILPYRIPEEDTKEMYFPHYLKTLGLKNKSFKSTLLERYLNLFNSLSYIAAIKNGSQIVLAVHGGIPRPKYENSKFYKHLNVLSDLTDQSIVDHMGINICQNIMWSDPHKGDKDLREQSGRFQFTKEHFNEFKERFGFDILIRGHESAADGFRYHFDECLITVFSTGGMYESNDKLGDKEELNSESGYLEINPKVLSISYDGMLTFL; encoded by the coding sequence ATGCAGATATCAAATAGATTAGAGTTAATGGAGCATGTAAAAGAAAACATAATTAATAAGACGTATGATTCAGGAGTAATCTTGAAAAAAGACCTAGATGAGATAGTAGATTCTTTTTGGTACAAAGATGGAATGCTAAAAAATGAAGACCTTTATCATATAGATTTAAAAGATTTTAGTATTTTTCATGACTATTTAATAAAAAAGGTTATCGCTATTCATGAAGGTGAAATTAGTAATGAAAATGCAGAAATATTGAAAAAAGGTACATGCTTTAACATCAGTTTAGAGGAAATTAATGATGCTAAAAGTGCATATAAAATATATACGTTTAATGAATCTTACGAGTATGTTTTTATAGGTGATTTACACTCAGATGATCAATCATTAAAAAGAGCCCTACAATCAATAGAGTTCTATGAAAAAGTGGTTAGTAATCAGAAAATTAGACTTGTATTCACTGGAGATTATGTAGATAGAGGGCATGTGCATTTAAAGCTTATGGAACGTGTATTACTATTGAAATACTTGTTTCCTGAATATATTTTTTTATTAAGAGGGAATCATGATGGAGGCATTCTAGAAGGGAATGGATCATTGATACTCCCATACAGAATACCAGAAGAAGATACTAAAGAAATGTACTTTCCACATTATTTAAAAACACTAGGCTTAAAAAACAAGTCATTTAAGTCGACTTTACTTGAGCGATATCTTAATCTCTTCAATTCACTATCATATATTGCTGCAATTAAAAATGGAAGTCAAATTGTTCTTGCCGTCCACGGAGGGATTCCAAGACCAAAGTATGAGAACTCTAAATTCTATAAGCACTTAAATGTGTTATCAGACTTAACCGATCAATCAATAGTTGATCATATGGGGATAAATATATGTCAAAACATTATGTGGAGTGATCCTCATAAAGGTGATAAAGATTTAAGAGAACAATCAGGAAGATTTCAATTTACCAAGGAACATTTTAATGAGTTTAAAGAACGATTTGGATTTGATATTCTTATAAGAGGGCATGAAAGTGCAGCAGATGGGTTTAGATATCATTTTGATGAATGTTTAATAACAGTATTTTCAACAGGAGGTATGTATGAAAGTAATGATAAACTAGGTGATAAGGAAGAACTCAATTCAGAAAGTGGGTATTTAGAAATTAATCCAAAGGTACTTAGCATAAGTTACGATGGTATGCTAACCTTTCTCTAA
- a CDS encoding NTTRR-F1 domain gives MFFQNLIKNNNFEDGTLDPWIGSNAYIDSILSPEGSGKYSAVLAGREVDASIHQIINVVPGESYNLVMTLATKDEEISPPITVTLEFLDLSGHPIKEGINYRLLKGQLSNYFSTTHKTIHETSLRVPANSYFAKLTIMKMAFPFTSSVVIDNVSLIRVKEESDIPTAYVGNSDTNIVSVVGSNLDAIVVGQGPVAMAKASVNGNQYIYVANEDGTVSVIQVSDNTVIATINLPGEPSFQYNRNILVNSNESTIYVANYDSSENTGYVSVIDTSTNTLTTSIMVQSNPTIMVLTNHGQPNSGLLYVINFGSHSISVIDTSNNTIADNFEIKDAAPNSLVITLDNQYFIVGYHDGHHFHIGEVSTNTIIKSVKYVSRKHLKSLTLSLDGTMVYAGYKVGGQKDEDGAAFKPYKVYDNFSHGSNTELGDYNKPSKPEMVAESDLSDDYTVIYVSVVDHGNYLYEIIRQTSTNAYSVMTRLDISSFTGFFALSSDNNYIVTVNSNGSVTYIDAATFSILETFVVANSPKVLLLLDSN, from the coding sequence ATGTTTTTTCAAAACTTAATAAAAAACAATAACTTTGAAGACGGTACACTAGACCCATGGATTGGCTCTAATGCTTACATTGACTCTATATTATCTCCTGAGGGTTCCGGAAAATATAGTGCAGTTTTGGCGGGTAGAGAAGTTGATGCAAGCATTCACCAAATTATAAATGTAGTACCCGGTGAGAGTTATAATCTAGTTATGACTTTAGCAACCAAAGATGAAGAAATTTCACCACCTATAACTGTTACATTAGAATTTTTAGATTTATCTGGACACCCCATAAAAGAAGGTATTAATTATCGTTTGTTAAAAGGTCAATTATCGAATTACTTCAGCACAACACATAAAACCATTCATGAAACTAGCTTGCGAGTGCCTGCCAATTCATATTTTGCTAAGTTAACCATTATGAAAATGGCCTTTCCCTTTACATCAAGTGTGGTAATTGATAATGTTTCTCTAATAAGAGTAAAAGAGGAATCCGATATACCTACTGCATATGTTGGAAACTCGGATACCAATATAGTATCTGTGGTTGGATCTAATCTTGATGCAATTGTTGTTGGACAAGGACCTGTAGCAATGGCAAAAGCAAGTGTAAATGGTAATCAGTATATTTACGTTGCAAATGAAGATGGAACAGTTTCTGTTATTCAAGTATCTGATAATACGGTTATAGCGACCATTAATTTACCTGGAGAACCTTCTTTTCAGTATAACCGAAATATTCTGGTTAACTCCAATGAGTCCACTATCTATGTAGCAAATTATGACTCATCTGAAAATACGGGTTACGTTTCAGTTATTGATACTTCAACAAATACTTTAACTACTTCTATTATGGTACAAAGTAATCCAACTATTATGGTACTTACCAATCATGGACAACCCAATTCTGGCTTATTATATGTAATTAATTTTGGAAGCCACTCTATTTCTGTCATTGATACTTCTAATAATACGATCGCTGACAACTTTGAAATAAAAGACGCTGCACCTAATTCTTTAGTCATTACCCTTGATAATCAATATTTTATAGTAGGCTATCATGACGGTCATCATTTTCATATTGGGGAAGTATCAACTAATACAATAATTAAAAGTGTAAAGTATGTTAGTAGGAAACATTTAAAAAGCCTTACACTCTCTTTAGATGGTACTATGGTTTATGCTGGATATAAAGTAGGTGGCCAAAAGGATGAAGATGGAGCAGCCTTTAAACCTTATAAAGTTTATGATAATTTTTCACATGGCTCAAATACTGAACTCGGTGATTATAATAAGCCATCAAAACCAGAAATGGTGGCAGAAAGTGATTTATCAGATGACTATACTGTGATATATGTATCAGTAGTTGATCATGGCAACTATCTTTATGAGATTATAAGACAAACAAGTACAAACGCTTATTCTGTAATGACTCGTTTAGACATTAGCAGCTTTACAGGATTCTTTGCACTTTCTTCCGATAATAATTATATTGTAACTGTTAACTCTAATGGTAGTGTAACCTATATCGATGCTGCAACATTTAGTATTTTGGAAACATTTGTTGTTGCAAATAGTCCAAAAGTGCTTTTACTCTTGGATAGTAATTAA
- a CDS encoding glycosyl hydrolase family 95 catalytic domain-containing protein: MKDYVLKYKEPAPLCNENQSDIDRSDNQNDGWEKWALPIGNSYMGVMVFGRTVTERWQFTENSFCRPSHGCREGGLNNFVEVYLDFHHDKVENFQRSLSLNDAITRVQYDYEGVTYSRDCFCSYKDKVFVSKISASKKQTLNFTISGVTPFLELENTYEVSGDKTGEVKYISNEMIVKGTMSGYQLVYYGKFHIQNIDGEVITTPEGINIKQATEVIITASLGTNYQLKESIFLEKDNNKKLVDSPLPYEKVEKCMQNSLGYSYDQLLQRHLDDYHTLFNRCELNLYGEDDDISTDDLVATYRSGFNVSQYLEELYFQYGRYLLISSSRKNAYPANLQGTWNRYHNPPWTAGIWHNINVQMNYWPALSTNVKETFDAYLDYFMAYLPRAKEQAKFYVKHNMPENYEGDHVDYGWCIGTGASPYHIGNCGSPLENRVGHSGPGTGAFTAQLFWDLYQFTEDERILKEVTYPILKGMSTFLSYTLIKQDGKYLTKMSASPENRHKGVHHTTVGCGFDQQMTYENFKNTLFLADKLGDDGPIIKKIRNLIDKLDPVQVGASGQIKEYREETYYSEYGDPLHRHISQLVCIHPLTIVNSSTPEYVDAVKRTLDLRGDESTGWAIAHRLNVWARTKDGERSYKILLSLLRKGTLTNLLDTHTPYQIDGNLGGTAGIAEMLLQSHEGYIEVIPAIPGRWHKGEFKGLVARGNFVVDAKWECCEPKEITVSSNKGNRAVIKSNKMPKTILCDDKYVSYSYNNSHLTFETEVGKKYILRY; the protein is encoded by the coding sequence ATGAAGGATTATGTTTTAAAATACAAAGAGCCTGCCCCACTGTGTAATGAAAATCAGAGTGATATAGACCGTTCAGACAATCAAAATGATGGTTGGGAAAAATGGGCATTACCAATTGGTAACAGCTATATGGGGGTTATGGTATTTGGGCGTACAGTGACCGAGCGTTGGCAGTTTACAGAAAACTCATTCTGTAGACCTTCACATGGATGTCGTGAAGGAGGATTAAACAACTTTGTGGAAGTATATTTAGACTTCCATCATGATAAAGTTGAAAATTTTCAAAGAAGTTTGTCATTAAATGATGCCATCACAAGAGTCCAATATGACTATGAGGGGGTCACGTACTCCAGAGACTGTTTTTGTAGTTATAAAGATAAAGTATTCGTATCAAAAATTTCTGCAAGTAAGAAGCAGACTCTGAATTTCACTATCAGCGGTGTAACGCCGTTCTTAGAGTTGGAAAATACATATGAAGTAAGTGGAGATAAAACAGGTGAAGTAAAATACATAAGTAATGAAATGATTGTTAAAGGTACCATGAGCGGTTATCAACTTGTCTATTATGGTAAATTTCATATTCAAAACATAGATGGTGAAGTAATTACAACACCTGAAGGTATTAACATAAAACAGGCAACAGAAGTGATCATCACAGCGTCTCTTGGTACTAACTATCAGTTAAAAGAAAGCATCTTCTTGGAAAAAGATAATAACAAAAAGTTAGTCGATTCTCCTCTGCCTTATGAGAAGGTGGAAAAATGTATGCAAAATAGCTTAGGTTACAGCTATGATCAACTTTTACAAAGGCATTTAGATGATTATCATACTCTATTTAATCGCTGTGAACTTAATCTTTATGGAGAAGATGATGATATTTCAACGGATGATCTAGTCGCAACCTATCGTAGTGGTTTTAATGTGTCACAGTATCTTGAGGAACTTTATTTCCAATACGGTCGTTACTTACTTATTAGTTCATCAAGAAAAAATGCTTATCCTGCCAACTTACAAGGAACTTGGAATAGATATCATAATCCACCATGGACAGCTGGTATCTGGCATAATATTAATGTACAGATGAATTACTGGCCTGCCTTATCAACAAACGTAAAGGAAACTTTTGATGCATACTTAGACTATTTCATGGCCTATTTACCTAGAGCTAAGGAGCAAGCAAAGTTCTATGTAAAGCACAATATGCCAGAAAATTATGAAGGGGACCATGTGGATTATGGTTGGTGTATTGGTACAGGTGCATCACCTTATCATATTGGTAACTGCGGGAGTCCTCTTGAAAATCGAGTAGGGCATTCAGGACCAGGTACAGGTGCCTTTACAGCACAGCTATTTTGGGATTTATATCAATTTACAGAAGATGAAAGGATATTAAAAGAAGTTACATATCCTATCCTTAAAGGGATGTCTACTTTTTTGTCTTATACGTTAATAAAGCAAGATGGTAAATACTTAACTAAGATGTCTGCTTCACCAGAAAATCGTCATAAAGGGGTTCATCATACCACAGTAGGGTGTGGTTTTGACCAGCAAATGACTTATGAGAATTTCAAAAACACACTGTTTTTAGCTGATAAATTAGGGGATGATGGTCCAATTATCAAAAAGATTAGAAATTTAATTGATAAATTAGATCCTGTTCAAGTTGGTGCATCAGGTCAGATTAAGGAGTATAGAGAAGAAACCTATTATTCCGAGTATGGTGATCCTTTACATAGACATATATCTCAACTTGTATGTATTCATCCACTGACGATTGTTAATTCGTCAACACCTGAGTATGTTGATGCAGTTAAAAGAACCCTTGATTTGAGAGGTGATGAATCAACGGGTTGGGCCATTGCCCATCGCTTAAACGTCTGGGCTAGAACAAAGGATGGAGAACGTTCCTATAAAATCCTATTATCCCTTTTGAGAAAAGGAACATTAACTAATTTGTTAGATACCCATACACCTTATCAGATTGATGGTAATTTAGGTGGCACAGCTGGAATTGCTGAAATGCTATTACAAAGTCACGAAGGCTATATTGAGGTTATTCCTGCTATTCCTGGTCGTTGGCATAAAGGGGAGTTTAAAGGACTTGTTGCACGTGGCAATTTTGTTGTTGATGCAAAATGGGAGTGCTGTGAACCAAAAGAAATAACAGTTAGTTCTAATAAAGGCAATAGAGCAGTCATCAAGTCTAATAAGATGCCAAAGACCATTCTGTGTGATGACAAATATGTTTCCTATAGTTACAACAACTCACATCTCACTTTTGAAACAGAAGTCGGTAAGAAATATATCCTTCGGTATTAA
- a CDS encoding MTH865 family protein — protein MSVREIIKNQIVAHLKDAEFPIETPDVLLGSFPNGADTTCKAGELIITAGQAGTLLNNSHFPFNSAEEVGETIVELAKL, from the coding sequence ATGTCAGTACGTGAAATTATTAAAAACCAAATTGTTGCACATTTAAAGGATGCAGAGTTCCCGATAGAGACCCCAGATGTATTACTAGGATCATTCCCAAACGGAGCTGACACAACATGCAAAGCTGGTGAATTAATCATCACAGCAGGTCAAGCTGGGACGCTACTGAATAATAGTCATTTCCCATTTAATAGCGCCGAGGAAGTTGGAGAGACTATCGTTGAACTTGCTAAACTATAA
- the bioA gene encoding adenosylmethionine--8-amino-7-oxononanoate transaminase: MIWYPYTQMKTMTEPIDIIGAEGIYLYTKDKKLIDTTTSWWSVIHGYNHPEINDALKKQVDKFSHVMLGGLTHGPVKALSEKLVELLPEDLNHCFYSDSGSVGVEVALKMAVQYFFNQGQAEKKSFVALKYAYHGDTFKTMAVGDDEDYHLAFPEKEGIYHISTNANELKSLLEAKHQEIAAFIVEPLLQGAGGMRMYDIDFLEKARQICDDYNVLFIFDEVATGFGRTGHMFVSDLVCPDIIVLGKALTAGYIGHAVTIASDQVFNGFYSDQPEHAFMHGPTFMGNPLACAVALKSIEIFQREDYLSKIKWIESTLKATFKDFSSDKVKEVRILGACLCIEVYDPCDLKGFKDFALEHGIHSRPFIKYMYGMFPYIIEEEELLRVCNVYKQWFEEGDHKLY, from the coding sequence ATGATTTGGTATCCATATACACAGATGAAAACCATGACAGAACCCATTGACATTATTGGTGCTGAAGGCATTTACTTATATACTAAAGACAAAAAGCTCATTGATACCACGACGTCTTGGTGGAGTGTTATCCATGGCTACAACCATCCTGAAATTAATGATGCTTTAAAGAAACAAGTAGATAAATTCTCCCATGTCATGTTGGGTGGCTTAACTCACGGACCTGTTAAAGCCCTTTCTGAGAAGTTGGTTGAACTCCTTCCAGAGGATCTAAACCATTGTTTTTACTCGGATTCAGGTAGTGTTGGTGTTGAAGTGGCTTTAAAAATGGCCGTGCAATATTTCTTCAATCAAGGTCAAGCTGAAAAGAAAAGCTTTGTTGCTTTAAAATATGCCTATCATGGTGATACGTTTAAAACTATGGCTGTAGGTGATGATGAAGATTATCACCTTGCCTTCCCCGAAAAGGAGGGGATTTATCATATTTCTACCAACGCCAATGAGTTGAAATCTTTACTTGAAGCTAAGCATCAAGAGATTGCTGCTTTTATAGTCGAACCTCTATTGCAAGGTGCTGGCGGTATGCGTATGTACGATATTGATTTTTTGGAAAAAGCTCGACAGATATGTGATGATTACAACGTCTTATTCATATTCGATGAAGTGGCAACAGGTTTTGGGCGTACTGGCCATATGTTTGTTAGTGATTTGGTTTGCCCTGATATTATTGTTTTAGGTAAAGCTCTAACAGCTGGATATATAGGGCATGCAGTGACAATAGCCAGCGATCAAGTATTTAATGGGTTTTATTCTGATCAACCCGAACATGCTTTTATGCATGGTCCAACGTTCATGGGCAATCCTTTAGCCTGTGCTGTTGCACTAAAATCCATTGAAATTTTTCAACGTGAAGATTATTTATCTAAAATTAAGTGGATAGAATCGACCCTCAAAGCTACATTTAAAGACTTCTCATCTGATAAAGTCAAAGAAGTACGAATCCTCGGTGCCTGTCTTTGCATTGAAGTTTACGACCCATGTGACTTAAAAGGATTTAAAGATTTTGCATTAGAACATGGTATTCACAGCCGTCCCTTTATCAAATACATGTATGGGATGTTTCCATACATCATAGAGGAAGAGGAACTTTTAAGAGTCTGCAATGTTTATAAGCAGTGGTTTGAAGAGGGTGACCATAAACTATATTGA
- a CDS encoding DUF1543 domain-containing protein — MNLYMISLGGKVKGANIEVHDVQFVVADHIDNTMNLVKEKWYGIQEKLHMDSYALIVGANGYRVKLSKQKSNSSKRLYFVQMGGYNKSLTQEVHSVGFFVAETLEEAKKKALKEVDLFEEEGHVDQVVDIQSCLLSNIEDAHYIELEETGEEFDLRPDWFGYRRLDR, encoded by the coding sequence ATGAATTTGTATATGATAAGTTTAGGTGGGAAAGTTAAAGGTGCAAATATTGAGGTTCATGATGTGCAGTTTGTGGTTGCAGATCATATTGACAATACGATGAATTTGGTAAAAGAAAAATGGTATGGAATCCAAGAAAAATTGCATATGGATAGCTATGCCTTAATAGTTGGCGCTAATGGTTATAGAGTTAAATTATCAAAGCAAAAGTCTAATTCGAGTAAAAGACTATATTTTGTACAGATGGGTGGTTATAATAAATCTTTAACACAAGAAGTGCATAGCGTAGGCTTTTTTGTTGCTGAAACACTTGAAGAAGCAAAAAAGAAGGCTTTGAAAGAGGTGGATCTGTTTGAAGAAGAGGGTCATGTTGATCAGGTTGTTGATATTCAATCATGTCTCTTATCGAATATAGAAGACGCACACTATATTGAACTTGAAGAAACTGGAGAGGAATTCGATTTACGTCCTGACTGGTTTGGATATAGAAGGTTAGATAGATAG
- a CDS encoding Crp/Fnr family transcriptional regulator, whose translation MTQNKIKCMKDLEIFSALDDSEKKMVVRFARPVFFKKGQSIFMEGMPCDKIYFIRSGRILLYKVSVDGKEMSLDILKGDDIFGENTIFDESLHSFSAKALEDTFVCVCTKDDFLELLKNPMISLKIIKQLTNKLNAYTEHMANIAFNDVKGRILNIIKKLVDEHGEPTESGTKINIILSHQDIANLVNASRVMVTNIINSLKGDGIILVKSRYIYIPDNNNLEMNY comes from the coding sequence ATGACTCAAAATAAAATTAAATGTATGAAGGACTTGGAGATTTTCAGTGCTTTAGACGATTCTGAAAAAAAAATGGTTGTGCGTTTTGCACGCCCAGTCTTTTTCAAAAAGGGGCAATCAATTTTCATGGAGGGAATGCCATGTGACAAAATCTATTTCATTCGCTCAGGACGCATACTTTTATATAAGGTTTCAGTAGATGGTAAAGAAATGTCGTTAGATATCTTAAAAGGTGATGATATTTTCGGAGAAAATACAATTTTTGATGAGTCTTTACATTCATTTAGTGCAAAAGCTCTAGAGGATACTTTCGTTTGTGTTTGTACAAAAGATGACTTCCTCGAGTTATTAAAAAATCCAATGATTTCTCTAAAAATTATTAAACAACTAACTAACAAGTTAAACGCTTACACTGAACATATGGCTAATATAGCTTTCAACGACGTGAAAGGTAGAATACTTAATATAATAAAGAAGTTAGTTGATGAACATGGTGAACCGACTGAGTCAGGAACAAAAATTAACATTATATTAAGTCATCAGGACATTGCCAATCTCGTAAATGCATCGAGAGTTATGGTTACGAATATCATAAATTCATTGAAAGGTGACGGGATTATCCTTGTGAAAAGTAGATATATCTACATTCCTGATAATAATAATCTTGAAATGAATTATTAA